In a genomic window of [Empedobacter] haloabium:
- a CDS encoding S8 family serine peptidase — MGEPLEPARAGDVIDARALQHAVGRLVELAGEFCDAVADNTTFPEQRQILRRTHSLLNLSTWLDGGPDIALAPGQPRVTAAQVNDAIDYVMAASSRCGSLAARIALIDALLDFFQDVLRGEGDAIVASARRLKDACDAGTPSAGVLAGRYRLADFHARAWEAAQYVLMPLRGLRSPDMAEIGEAVQPERAPVTAASGAIARVASTIGTLQTANVATPQILHSTHADGPKLAALTSDDVLQLKARAPGVRVLPLVYYELTRRPMLEVAKGPDHAAAALGAALALTVQVVRAGTGGRPAPVAGARVIAFTDFAQRAGAESLSDASGMAKLDLQAGVPLQALLVYGPPGYWGLFRRDVTLRKGETLALQPIDLGAPDFLSKLYGGAPDNAGAGVTVGVIDTGVDDTHPDLVVAGGAAFVVAENDAGGAGPAAIDGDHGSHVAGIIASRGRPPSGKRGVAPGVRLMSYRVFPNGGTGATNYDIVRAIDRGVADGCDLLNLSLGGSTRDEAVREAIKDAFDKGTLCIVATGNDGRGPVSYPARWPEAVAVSAVGDTGTFPAESSEALDVLAPFARDDAAVFVAGFSNVGEEVDLTGPGVGIVSTVPGGAYAVMSGTSMACPAVTGVAAALLACHPEVLAMPRDSRRAVEMLRLVNAAAGTLGFERTFEGLGMLAPHAPD, encoded by the coding sequence GTGGGCGAACCGCTGGAGCCGGCCCGCGCGGGCGACGTCATCGATGCGCGCGCGCTGCAGCATGCCGTTGGCCGGCTGGTCGAGCTGGCGGGCGAGTTCTGCGACGCGGTGGCGGACAACACCACGTTCCCGGAACAGCGCCAGATCCTGCGGCGCACGCACAGCCTGCTGAACCTGTCCACCTGGCTGGACGGCGGTCCGGATATCGCACTGGCGCCCGGCCAGCCGCGCGTGACAGCGGCCCAGGTCAACGACGCCATCGATTATGTCATGGCGGCCAGCAGCCGCTGCGGCTCGCTGGCCGCGCGCATCGCCCTGATCGACGCGCTGCTCGACTTCTTCCAGGACGTGCTGCGCGGCGAAGGCGATGCCATCGTGGCCTCGGCGCGGCGCTTGAAGGACGCTTGCGATGCCGGCACGCCATCCGCCGGCGTCCTGGCAGGTCGCTACCGCCTGGCCGATTTCCACGCCCGCGCCTGGGAAGCGGCACAGTACGTGCTGATGCCGTTGCGCGGCTTGCGCTCGCCCGACATGGCCGAGATCGGGGAGGCCGTGCAGCCCGAGCGCGCGCCGGTGACGGCGGCGTCCGGCGCGATCGCGCGCGTGGCCTCGACGATCGGCACGCTGCAGACGGCCAATGTGGCGACGCCGCAGATCCTGCACTCGACCCATGCGGACGGCCCGAAGCTGGCCGCGCTGACCAGCGACGACGTGCTGCAGTTGAAGGCACGCGCGCCGGGCGTGCGCGTGCTGCCGCTGGTGTATTACGAACTGACGCGCCGGCCCATGCTGGAAGTGGCGAAGGGGCCGGACCATGCGGCTGCGGCGCTGGGCGCCGCCCTGGCCCTGACCGTGCAGGTGGTACGCGCTGGCACGGGCGGCAGGCCGGCGCCCGTGGCGGGCGCGCGCGTGATCGCGTTTACCGATTTCGCCCAGCGCGCCGGCGCCGAAAGCCTGAGCGACGCCAGCGGCATGGCGAAGCTGGATCTGCAAGCGGGCGTGCCGCTGCAGGCCCTGCTGGTGTATGGCCCACCCGGCTACTGGGGCCTGTTCCGTCGCGACGTCACCTTGCGCAAGGGCGAGACGCTGGCGCTGCAGCCCATCGACCTGGGCGCGCCGGACTTCCTGTCGAAGCTGTACGGCGGCGCGCCCGACAACGCGGGCGCCGGCGTCACGGTGGGTGTCATCGACACCGGCGTCGATGACACCCATCCGGACCTGGTGGTGGCGGGCGGCGCCGCCTTTGTGGTGGCGGAAAACGACGCGGGCGGCGCCGGCCCGGCCGCCATCGACGGCGACCATGGCAGCCACGTGGCCGGCATCATCGCCAGTCGGGGCCGGCCGCCGTCGGGCAAGCGCGGCGTGGCGCCGGGCGTGCGGCTGATGAGCTATCGCGTCTTCCCCAATGGCGGCACGGGCGCCACCAACTACGACATCGTGCGCGCCATCGACCGCGGCGTGGCCGACGGCTGCGACCTGCTCAACCTGAGCCTGGGCGGCTCGACCCGCGACGAGGCCGTGCGCGAGGCGATCAAGGACGCCTTCGACAAGGGCACGCTGTGCATTGTCGCCACCGGCAACGACGGCCGCGGCCCGGTCAGCTATCCGGCGCGCTGGCCGGAGGCGGTGGCGGTATCGGCCGTCGGTGACACGGGCACGTTTCCCGCCGAGTCGTCCGAAGCGCTGGACGTGCTGGCGCCGTTCGCGCGCGACGACGCGGCCGTGTTCGTGGCCGGCTTTTCCAACGTGGGGGAAGAGGTGGACCTGACGGGGCCCGGCGTCGGCATCGTCTCGACGGTACCGGGCGGCGCGTACGCCGTGATGAGCGGCACGTCGATGGCCTGCCCGGCCGTCACCGGCGTGGCGGCCGCGCTGCTGGCCTGCCACCCCGAAGTACTGGCGATGCCGCGCGACAGCCGCCGCGCCGTCGAGATGTTGCGCCTCGTGAATGCCGCCGCCGGCACGCTCGGCTTCGAGCGTACCTTCGAGGGACTGGGGATGCTGGCGCCGCACGCGCCGGACTGA
- a CDS encoding hybrid sensor histidine kinase/response regulator: MNTMANQGATREATKLLIVDDLAENLRALNAVIRADDRVVYQATSGEEALALLLEHDFALAILDVQMPGMDGFELAELMRGTDKTRHIPIVFVSAAGKELNYAFKGYETGAVDFLYKPLDPDAVRSKVNVFVDLHCQRMEIRRRVEEQQATMNELRAAQEEMRYALRMRDEFMSMVAHELRTPLNTLFLETQMRKMQLDRGNLEAFAPDKLAGMVARDERQIQAMIRLIDDMLDVSRIRSGVLSIRPCDTELQEILRRLTADLARQAADAGTMFVLDAPVPVKGCWDEFRIEQVIINLLTNGLRYGGGKPVQVRLSASEREARIDVIDQGPGIAEDMQQRIFLPYERGQGNGVPSGLGLGLYISRQLAEAHQGTLTVQSKPGEGSVFTLTLPRGQAAGA; the protein is encoded by the coding sequence ATGAACACTATGGCCAACCAGGGTGCCACGCGCGAAGCGACGAAGCTGTTGATCGTGGACGACCTGGCGGAGAACCTGCGCGCGCTCAATGCCGTCATCCGCGCCGACGACCGCGTGGTGTACCAAGCCACGTCCGGCGAAGAGGCGCTGGCGCTGCTGCTCGAGCACGACTTCGCGCTGGCGATCCTGGACGTGCAGATGCCCGGCATGGACGGCTTCGAACTGGCCGAACTGATGCGCGGTACCGACAAGACGCGCCACATCCCGATCGTCTTCGTCAGCGCCGCCGGCAAGGAACTGAACTACGCCTTCAAGGGCTACGAGACCGGCGCCGTCGACTTCCTCTACAAGCCGCTCGATCCTGACGCGGTACGCAGCAAGGTCAACGTGTTCGTCGACCTGCATTGCCAGCGCATGGAGATCCGTCGTCGCGTGGAGGAGCAGCAGGCCACGATGAACGAGCTGCGTGCCGCGCAGGAGGAGATGCGCTACGCGCTGCGCATGCGCGACGAGTTCATGTCGATGGTGGCGCACGAGCTGCGCACGCCACTGAACACGCTGTTCCTGGAAACGCAGATGCGCAAGATGCAGCTGGACCGGGGCAACCTGGAGGCATTCGCACCGGACAAGCTGGCCGGCATGGTGGCGCGCGACGAGCGCCAGATCCAGGCCATGATCCGGCTGATCGACGACATGCTGGACGTCTCGCGCATCCGTAGCGGCGTGCTGTCGATCCGGCCCTGCGATACCGAGCTGCAGGAGATCCTGCGCCGCCTGACGGCCGACCTGGCGCGCCAGGCTGCCGACGCCGGCACCATGTTCGTGCTGGACGCGCCGGTGCCGGTCAAGGGCTGCTGGGACGAGTTCCGCATCGAACAGGTGATCATCAACCTGCTGACGAATGGCTTGCGCTACGGCGGCGGCAAGCCGGTGCAGGTGCGCCTGTCCGCCAGCGAACGCGAGGCCCGCATCGACGTGATCGACCAGGGCCCCGGCATCGCCGAGGACATGCAGCAGCGCATCTTCCTGCCGTACGAGCGGGGCCAGGGCAACGGCGTGCCGTCCGGCCTGGGCCTGGGCCTGTACATCTCGCGCCAACTGGCCGAGGCGCACCAGGGCACGCTGACGGTGCAAAGCAAGCCGGGCGAAGGGTCGGTATTCACGCTGACGCTGCCGCGCGGCCAAGCCGCGGGGGCCTGA
- a CDS encoding methyl-accepting chemotaxis protein, translated as MSLANLRIGARLGLGFATVLVLLVAIIALALTSLARIGQRTHDIVHDKNVKLAAANTMVDNIRNITLSLTTIMVTPSTEAMNAELAKVAEARKRYGAAKAELVKRLTTDKEKALMATVDKLLAEGAVKNNKLIELRKEGEVQDGTDYLLKEAAPSLTGVLAAMDELIAYEAEQANAAGEQATAVYGSTQTLMLALGAIALLAGCAVAYLVTRSITQPLGEALKVAETVAGGDLSSTIVADRKDETGRLLQALKGMNDALLNVVTQVRGGTEAIGTASREIAAGNMDLSSRTEEQASSLEETASSMEELTSTVRQNADNAQQANELARSASQVAVKGGAIVAQVVDTMGTINTSSRKIVDIIAVIDGIAFQTNILALNAAVEAARAGEQGRGFAVVANEVRGLAQRSAAAAREIKELITASVASVDEGSRLVHDAGQTMGDIVQSIQRVTDIMGDIASASQEQTTGIGQINTAITQMDEVTQQNAALVEEAAAASQSMQEQAAHLAQVVAFFRTGAAVAAPVAVEQTVAKPAALARPVAAAVKPAVVEKPAVVKPAVKAADEWEEF; from the coding sequence ATGTCTCTCGCCAACCTCCGGATCGGCGCCCGCCTCGGGCTCGGTTTCGCCACCGTGCTCGTGCTGCTGGTGGCCATCATCGCCCTCGCCCTGACGTCGCTCGCCCGCATCGGCCAGCGCACGCACGACATCGTGCACGACAAGAACGTCAAGCTGGCCGCGGCCAACACGATGGTCGACAATATTCGCAATATCACGCTGTCGCTGACCACCATCATGGTCACGCCCAGCACGGAAGCCATGAACGCCGAGCTGGCGAAGGTCGCGGAAGCCCGCAAGCGCTACGGCGCGGCCAAGGCCGAGCTGGTGAAGCGCCTGACAACCGACAAGGAAAAGGCGCTGATGGCGACCGTCGACAAGCTGCTGGCCGAAGGCGCCGTCAAGAACAACAAGCTGATCGAATTGCGCAAGGAAGGCGAGGTGCAGGACGGCACCGATTACCTGCTGAAGGAAGCGGCGCCCAGCCTGACCGGCGTGCTGGCCGCGATGGACGAACTGATCGCCTACGAGGCCGAGCAGGCCAACGCCGCCGGCGAGCAAGCCACCGCGGTATACGGCAGCACGCAGACGCTGATGCTGGCCCTGGGCGCCATCGCGCTGCTGGCCGGCTGCGCCGTCGCCTACCTCGTCACGCGCTCGATCACGCAGCCGCTGGGCGAGGCGCTCAAGGTGGCGGAGACAGTGGCGGGCGGCGACCTGTCGTCCACCATCGTTGCCGACCGCAAGGACGAAACGGGCCGGCTCTTACAGGCGCTGAAGGGCATGAACGACGCGCTGCTGAACGTCGTCACGCAGGTGCGCGGCGGCACGGAAGCCATCGGCACGGCGTCGCGCGAAATCGCGGCGGGGAATATGGACCTGTCGTCCCGCACCGAAGAGCAGGCCAGCTCGCTGGAGGAGACTGCGTCGTCGATGGAGGAACTGACCTCCACCGTGCGCCAGAACGCGGACAACGCGCAGCAGGCCAACGAGCTGGCACGCAGCGCGTCGCAGGTGGCCGTGAAGGGTGGCGCCATCGTCGCCCAGGTGGTGGACACGATGGGCACCATCAACACATCGTCGCGCAAGATCGTCGACATCATCGCCGTCATCGACGGCATCGCCTTCCAGACCAATATCCTCGCGCTGAACGCGGCCGTCGAGGCGGCGCGCGCGGGCGAACAGGGGCGCGGCTTCGCCGTCGTGGCCAACGAGGTGCGCGGGCTGGCGCAGCGCTCGGCCGCCGCCGCGCGCGAGATCAAGGAACTCATCACCGCATCGGTGGCCAGCGTGGACGAAGGTTCGCGCCTCGTGCACGACGCCGGCCAGACGATGGGCGACATCGTGCAGAGCATCCAGCGCGTGACCGACATCATGGGCGACATCGCCTCGGCCAGCCAGGAACAAACCACCGGCATCGGCCAGATCAACACGGCCATCACGCAGATGGACGAGGTGACGCAGCAGAACGCGGCACTGGTCGAGGAAGCGGCAGCGGCATCGCAGAGCATGCAGGAGCAGGCGGCGCACCTGGCGCAGGTGGTGGCGTTCTTCCGCACTGGTGCTGCCGTGGCGGCGCCCGTCGCGGTCGAGCAGACAGTAGCCAAGCCGGCGGCGCTGGCGCGGCCGGTGGCGGCTGCCGTCAAGCCGGCCGTCGTGGAGAAGCCGGCTGTCGTCAAGCCTGCGGTGAAGGCTGCGGATGAGTGGGAAGAGTTCTAA